The sequence AAGATTTTTTATTGAATCATATTGATGATAAACTTAAATTACGTGAGGATAAACTTTCAAAGGCTAAATTAAACAGAGCTGAGGTTAGAAATGCTAACTGATTTTCTACCTTATCTCACTATACCGAAATTCCTGTTTCCGCTGAACCAGTACATTAGAACCAATTAAATATTTCTGCAAGACACAATAGAACTACTGCACCAATATCATCCCTTATCTAAAAACTATAAAAATATTTTACTAAAAATACGTATTAATACGTATTGCCCATATTATATCTGATTATTATTATGTTAACCAAAATTAAAATTATTAAAAACAAAAAGGATGATTGAAAATTCTTATAAACATATTGCTGCAAATCTTTCACTGAATAAATTATTCTATTATACATGTTATTATTTTATTGCTGTAGTATTGTTTGTAAGCGGAGTAAGCAAAATTATTGATCCCCAACCATTGTTAGATACATTAAACTTAATAAAAATTTTATCGGATGAAATAAGAATTGCGATAGCAACAGCTTTGCCAATGGTTGAATTAACTATTGCGGCGCTTTTAATTGCCAGAGTGAAAGTAAAATTAACTTTGGTTTTAGCAAGTATTTTATTTTTCTCATTCCTTGTATTTAGCGTTTATGGGACAATTGCCGGATTTAATGCAGAGTGCGGGTGTTTTGGCAAAATTTATAATCAAAAATTTAATACAGTTCTTATAATAAGAAATATCATTTTTTTTATAATAAGTATAAATTTATGGTTTAATAAAAAGAAAAAAAAATTATGAAAAAATTATTATACTTATTGGCAATTTTTATTATTTACTTTATTGGTTGTAAAGAAAATAAAAATAATGTTGAACATATAAAGTTTAGTAATAAAAATATTTCATCAAATTTACTCAATTTTCAAGGTAAAATTGAAATTACAAATAGTAAAGATTATAAAACATATTCTATTTATAAATTAATTGAATTAAATGACACAAGTTTTTTATTTTTAGATCCATACTCGACATCCATATTTTTTGTTGAAAAAAATAAGATAATAAAGCGAATAGGAAATAAAGGAAACGGACCCGGGGAATTTGCCTCTATTCTTGATTTTACACTTGATAACGAAAAGAATATTTATGTCCTGGACATTTATGGACATAAAGTTGGAAAATTTGATTCTCAAGGAAATTTCATAAAAAATTTCCAATTATCATTTAATCATAGAACACCTTCAAAAATAAAATTTTATAAAAATTATTTTATTATTAGTGCAGAAAATAACCTAGAAAATGGTGCAACAAAGGATAAATTCAGTTTTCTTGAATATAAAAATGTTTCTTACTTAAATGTATATGATAAAGAATTTAATTATATAAAAAGCTTTTTAAATCCATCTAAAGAATTCTATCACACATATGGTACCTTTGCCAGACCTTTCGAAACATTTGTTACATTTTGCGAATGTCCAAATTATTTGTTAGCAATTTCACAGGAAGGATTTTATCGTATAAATAAGTTTAGCAAAGAATTGAATTTAGAAAATATTATAGAGATAAATGATGAATCTTTTATAAAAATAGATAAAAATAAAATATCTTCTTACAAATTAATAAATCAGAAACCAAATTTTTCGGAAATGAAAATAGGTGAAATTATCGGAAATCATACTGTACCTGTAAACATGTTAAATAGTGCACCATTTTTAATAATTGAATTTCGGGAACCAATGGAAAATTATTTTCCGCAATATGTAGAGAATTATTCTTATAATTTTCATTATGATTTATTTCGTGTAAGTTCAACTAAATTGGAACCATTGGCTTCGAATATTAAAATAAAAGGAAGATTAATAGGTGTTGGTGAGGTAAATTCATTTTACTTTACAGAGAATACTGTGGAGAAAGATACTTTAAAGTATCTGACAATTTCTAAGTATAATATAAAATAAATTATTTGGAGGTTTTATGCGTAAAGTGTTTTTTTTAGTTATAGTTAGTATAATTATCTTTTCAACATTTATTATCTCATATGCTTCATACGCTAAACTTCGATATTTGCCTGCTAGGCAAGTATTTGATCCAATTACAAATTTAACGTATCAGGAATGTCCTGTCTTAATCTCAACAGAATATTGTGTGGAAGTCCGTTAAATAAAATATTTCACTAAATAATTAAAGGAGCTGTTATGAAAAAAATATTCTCTATTCTTCTAATTGGTCTCTTTTATACAGGTTCATTTATCATTGGTTTAGCAAAAGAAAAACCAGTAGATCAACCTGGTAAAGACACATTTAATCCTATTACCCTACAACATAATTGTGATTGTCCGCAACTAATTGTACAGGGTTGTTATTGTCGAATGATAAACTAAAAAAGGATGGAAAAAATGAAAAATAACATTGCAAAAATCACATTAATTATCTTAAGTATTATTACTTTTCTTGCTATAAATATTAATACTTCAGATGCAAAGCCGGTTGCATATAATGGTTGGCAAGTTGTGATAGTTCCCACACAATACTACGTATGTGAATGTCCACATTGGTTAGCTATAACTTGTACGTGTACAATATGGTAGTAATTAAAAGGGTTCCGGCAACGGAACCCTATAAATATTATATAAAAAAATTCTAATAAATATGATAAAATTTTTTATAAATAATGCAATTTATTTATTTTTATTATGTAGTATTTTACTGTTGATAATTCTTAATCATAAATATGTAATTTTAAAAGAAGAAATAAAACAAAATAAAGATATTTTAGTTGAAAAAAGAAATATTGAAGAAATTGAGGATAAAATAAAAAAAATATTAATAGGAAAAACTTTAGATTTGAACAAATTTAAAAAATTGAATGCTATGCATAACGATAATCATGAAAAATTGCTTATTCTATTAAAATCAAGTTATTGTAAACCTTGTTATGAACAGGTTATAAATTTATACCAAAATTATATCAAGAATTATAGGGAATTGACTTTTGGTGTATTATTGCAATCAAAAAATGAACGTGTTAGTAGAAATATGTTGAAAAATGTAAATGTTAGTAATATTTATTTAGACAAAGAATTTTATTTTTCTAATTTATTAGGTATACCCGATAATATTTCTATAGTTATTTTATTATCAAGAAATAATAGATGTATTTTTTTATATATAGTTGATGATAATTATTTACAAAAAGATATTGCTCAATCAGAAATTTTATTTAATTATTATAATTTATTAAATCATAAAGATATTTAATCAAGTAAATTAAGCTGTAATTCTAGCTTTTATGGAAATTTCACTTCTTATAACATTACATTATTGATATGCCGCATTTTTTGTAAAAAAGCAAGTTTTTATTGTAGCCTATTACTATTTTCTTATTGTTCTATTTAATATTGTAATTTCTTAACTTTATGTATTCAGAATGCTTGTGGCAATATATAAATTTTATTCATACTGCGTAGTTTAATTTGGGAGAAGAAAAAGTAGTAAGCCTATGAATTTTTTTCTTTATTAAAGTGAAACATATGCCTACATTTTTCTTATATAAGTCTTATTATAACCTTATAAATTTTCTTAGTTATTATTTATGTCCTTATCTTCCTTTTCCATAAAGCGTCCTGTTGCAATAACCATGTTTTACCTGGGACTGGCATTTCTTGGTATTTATTCCTTCAGCAAGATTGGTGTTGATCTTCTACCAAATATCAGCTTGCCGCATTTAATTGTACAAACAACATACTCAAATGCAACCCCTGAAGAAATAGAAAAACTTGTAACTGAACCATTAGAATCCGCTGCAGGAACAGTAACCGGAGTAAAGAATATTACTTCTGTTTCCAAGGAAGGAATATCTGTTCTGTCTGTGGATTTTCTTTGGGGAACAAATATGGATTACACGCTGCTTTCGCTTAGAGAGAAATTAGATAATATAAGATTTGCTTTGCCAAGAGAAGCCGGGAGACCAACAATAATAAGAGTAGATCCTTCGGCTACGCCGATAATGACGCTAAGCCTCTCCCCTAGCCCCTCTCCCAAGGAAAGGGGAGAAGAAAGAAACTTTTCCACATCCAAATACCAAAAGCAGAGTAATGGAAAACAGAGTAAATTTGCAAATGAGAATAAATTGTCGTTCGTAGATTATAATTCTTCGGAAGATGAGATTAAAAGATTGATTGATTTGAAGGAAGCGGCAAGGGTTGTATTTAAAAGAAGGTTGGAGCAAATTGACGGGGTTGCACAGGCAGTAATAACCGGCGGACTTGAAAGGGAAATATTAATTGAAGCTGATCCGCAAAAACTGAACGCTTATAATTTAACATTTGACGATATAAGCGCAGCTTTAAAAGCATCAAATGTTAATCTTCCTGCCGGCTCTGTGATGAAAGGACTTTTCAGATACTCATTAAGAACAATAGGCGAATATAAGAACCTTCAGGAAATTGAAAAGACGATACTTAAAAGGAACGATAACGGAAGTGTTATTCAGCTTTCAGATGTCGTTCCGCAGGGTGGGATTAAAGAGAGCTTTGAAGAACGGGAAGGATTAACGCGTCTGAATGGTTCGGAAACTATCGGAATATTAATTAACAAGGAACCGGAATCCAATACTGTTGATATTGCACAAAGGGTAAGAAATACAATTATATCTCTTAGAAAAGAATATCCGGAGTTTAAACTGGCAATTGTATCCGACCACTCACAGTTTATAGAGAATGCAATCACAAACGTAAAGCAGGAAATTTATTATGGCGGCATTCTTGCATTTCTAGTTCTGTTCTTTTTTCTTGCAAGCCTTAGAAACGTTTTTATTATCGGTATAACTATACCAGCATCTCTTATACTAACCATATTACTTATGAATTTATTTAACATCAGCTTTAATATAATTTCTTTAGGCGGTATAGCACTTGGTATAGGAATGTTATTAGACAATGCAATAATAGTAATAGAAAACGTAACAAGCTACAGGGAAAAAGGCTTAAGCATTAAAGCAAGCGCAATAAAAGGCACAAATGAAGTTGCAATGCCGATAGTTGCATCTACTCTTACAACAATAGCTGTTTTTCTTCCATTAGTTTTTTTAAAAGGCATTACTGCTGAGTTGTTCAGAGATCAATCCTATGCTGTTGCGTTTTCATTAGCGGCATCAATTATAGTATCGCTTACTTTAGTGCCGATGCTTGCAAGCAGGGAAAGGTTTGGTTTTACGTTTAGAAAGGATAAAGTCCTGAATGATTATATTTATGTTAAATATCCCGAGGGGAAAGGCATAAGAAGAAAAGTATTTTTCTGGCTGAAGTTGCCATTTGTATTATTGATTAAAACAATTGCAGTGTATTCTAGGTTTTTAATAATTAAGTCTAATCAAATCTCCGAAAGATTTTTTGCAAAATTTTTCAAGAAGGTGAACAAATTTCTTGATAAAACAGTAGAAAAATATGAAACAATGCTTGCCTGGGCGCTTGATAATAAAAGGATGGTTTTACTTTTAACAATTGTTTTAATAATAATAACCATCTTTGCTGCAGTTGATATGAAGAAAGAATTTATTCCTGATGGTCCGCAGGATGAATTTGTTGTTGAACTGGTTTATCCACCAGGCACATCTTTAAGAGGGAATGCGGAGTTAACCGGTAATGTTGAAACAGTGATAAAAAACATCAGCGGGATTAGCGATGTAATTTCCAATATTGGCAGAGTTAATGAATTTGATTTCCTTAACCGGGAACAAATCTCAGTTAATAAAACCAATATGATAATTAAGATTGAGGATACGGAAAGATATTATAAAGTAAAAGAAAAGGTGCAGTCAATTCTTGAAAAGCTGAAAGGAATTAAATATTCGTTCAAGCCTGTTGAGACTTCATATTCGCAGATAATAAAACCGTCAAAAAATGATATAGTAATAAAAATAAAGAATAAAAATATAGATGCAGCATTCGAAAAGGGGAATGTCCTGGTAAATAAAATAAGGAAGGCATCAATTGAGGGTAAAAGCGATGTTAGAATGGGAATTGAAAAAGGGGAACCGGAATACAAGATTACTATTAACCGCGAAAAGTGTCTTGCTTATGGCATAACAGTAAGTGAAGCAGCGAATCAAATCGTCAACTTAGTAAAAGGAAATGAAGCGACTTATTTTACCGATTTTGATAAGAAAATTGGCATTAAAGTAAGGACTGCGGAAAATAACAGGGATGACATTGAGAAAATTCTTGCCAACCCGATAAAGAGCGGTGATAAGAATATCCCGATAAAAAATGTGGTGGATTACAAACTAACAGAAAGCTACAACGAGATATGGCACGAAGGGCAGTCAAGAACGGTTTATGTATATGCCGATCTTTCAGGTTCAAGCATTGATAATGTAATAAATGAAATAAATAAAGTCGCGAAATCTTTACCAAAGCAGCAAGGAGAAATAATAACTATAGGCGGCGCGAACGATGAAATAAGAAACTCATTTTCAATTCTTTATGTAGCTATTATTATTTCTATTTTGCTGATGTACATAGTTCTTGCTTCGGAATTTGAATCGTTCCTGTTTCCATTCATAATTATTTTTTCTGTTCCATTAGGGTTAATTGGCGGAATTTTACTCCTATATATATTCGGCGAAAGTATAAATATCATTTCTTTAATGGGATTAGTAATCCTTATTGGTATTGCAGATAATGATGCAGTTGTAAAAGTAGAGTTTATTTTGCGTAAGAGAGAGGAAGGATTAAATGTGAGAGATGCAATAGTGGCTGCGGGGAAAAACAGATTCCGACCGATTGTTATGAATTCATTTACCGTTATATTTGGATTGATCCCAATGATGGTGGGAATAGGAGCTGCAACACAATTAAGAATTTCTTTATCTCTTGCAATTGCAGGTGGATTGATTTCTTCTACCTTTTTAACATTGATTGTAATTCCTGTTTTATATACTTACCTGGAAAGATTTTCCAGGAAAAAATTTAGTAGTTAATTAGTGGACAGATTTTTAATTATTTAAAATGTAAACCTGTTGTGTGAATCTACCAATCGGTAGGCGGGTCAAATGGTAAACCGTTGAAACGGTTTTTATTTGCATGGTTTATTAAGTAACCCACGAATTAATTCGTGGATTACCTAAAGTAAGAACTAAATCGTTAACTGTTTTAACAGTTTATCATCCAAATATTTATTAATTCACACAACCGTTAATATAAGTTATCATTCCTTAATGAAGGATAACATAAAGAATGGTATTTTATTTTTAATTCAAAAAAAATAATTGGCTGCCAAAATGAAAATTAAATTGAAAACAATCCTTATTTTTTCCTTAGTGATAATAGCAGCAATTGCTGTTTATTCTTTCATTCCTAAAAATGGAGAGAAGGGCGAAGAGGATAAAAGCATTATTAATTATGATAAGCTTGATGAAGTGATATTCGAAGTAAAGACAGCAGAAGTATTGAGGGGTGATCTTGATAAGAAAATCAGCGCTAACGGTTTTGTTAAAGCATATAAAGAACTGGAAATAACTTCAAATATCAGTGGATATGTTGAAAGGATAACCATTTACGAGGGGAAAAGAGTTAAAAAGAATGATTTACTTGTTGCACTTGATGATAAAGAATTAAGGATAGCTCTAAAAAAAGCTGAAACAGGATTAGAAGAAGCTAAAATTCAAAATGTGCTTCTTAGAAAGGAAACTATTGGTAATAATGATGTGGATACTAAAGTAGATATTGGAAAAGAATTTAAAGAACTTGAGACTAAATATAAAAATGGTTTATTAACCAATGATGAATATGTAAAATTAAAAGAAGAGATAGAGACAAACCATATTTTAGCAGGGGGGGAAAGAGAAAATTACATTAAAATAAAGAGCGGATTAACAGCTGCAGAAAACAATTATGAGCAAGCAAATCTGAATTTATTTTACACAAATATTTATGCTCCTTTTGAAGGACTGGTTTCTGACTTTGATCTGGTGGAAGGAAAAAGGATAAATTCCGGGGAAAAATTGTTTAAGCTTCTTGAAACAAACAAATTGAAAATAGATGTTGGTGTTCTTGAAAACGAAATATCTTTAATTGAAATTGGAAATACGGTTGAAATTAAATTAAATGCAATTGCTAATGAAACGTTTTATGGGAAAATTATATTTATAAATCCTGCAATAGATACGGAAACAAAGACCTGCCGTCTTACCGTAGAAATAAAAAATACAGGCAATAAAATAAAACCCGGAATGTTTGCAAATGTTAATTTGCATTCGCAAAAATTGAAGAACAGAGTTCTTATCCCCAAAACTGCCTTGCTTGTAAGGGATAAAAGGAACCTGGTTTTTGTGCAGGAAGGCAATCTGGCTAAATGGCATTATGTTGGGATTGGTGAGCAAAACGATAAATACATTGAAATTAAAGAAGGTGTAAAGCCGGGAGATAGAGTAATTATTGAAGGTCATTTTACGTTAGCCCATGATGCAAAGATAAAAGTTCTGGAATAAGCAAAGTTGAAAAAACTTATTTACACTTTTCTATACCGCCCGGTTACAACCGGAATGTTTTTGTTGTGTGTAATTGTTTTAGGCATATCGGCTGTTTATAACATACCTGTTGAACTTACTCCCCAGGTTGAATTTCCAAGATTATCCGTTTCGGCAAACTGGCAGGGTGTTTCACCTGAAGCAGTTGAGGCATTTTTAACAT is a genomic window of Ignavibacteriales bacterium containing:
- a CDS encoding efflux RND transporter permease subunit; the protein is MSLSSFSIKRPVAITMFYLGLAFLGIYSFSKIGVDLLPNISLPHLIVQTTYSNATPEEIEKLVTEPLESAAGTVTGVKNITSVSKEGISVLSVDFLWGTNMDYTLLSLREKLDNIRFALPREAGRPTIIRVDPSATPIMTLSLSPSPSPKERGEERNFSTSKYQKQSNGKQSKFANENKLSFVDYNSSEDEIKRLIDLKEAARVVFKRRLEQIDGVAQAVITGGLEREILIEADPQKLNAYNLTFDDISAALKASNVNLPAGSVMKGLFRYSLRTIGEYKNLQEIEKTILKRNDNGSVIQLSDVVPQGGIKESFEEREGLTRLNGSETIGILINKEPESNTVDIAQRVRNTIISLRKEYPEFKLAIVSDHSQFIENAITNVKQEIYYGGILAFLVLFFFLASLRNVFIIGITIPASLILTILLMNLFNISFNIISLGGIALGIGMLLDNAIIVIENVTSYREKGLSIKASAIKGTNEVAMPIVASTLTTIAVFLPLVFLKGITAELFRDQSYAVAFSLAASIIVSLTLVPMLASRERFGFTFRKDKVLNDYIYVKYPEGKGIRRKVFFWLKLPFVLLIKTIAVYSRFLIIKSNQISERFFAKFFKKVNKFLDKTVEKYETMLAWALDNKRMVLLLTIVLIIITIFAAVDMKKEFIPDGPQDEFVVELVYPPGTSLRGNAELTGNVETVIKNISGISDVISNIGRVNEFDFLNREQISVNKTNMIIKIEDTERYYKVKEKVQSILEKLKGIKYSFKPVETSYSQIIKPSKNDIVIKIKNKNIDAAFEKGNVLVNKIRKASIEGKSDVRMGIEKGEPEYKITINREKCLAYGITVSEAANQIVNLVKGNEATYFTDFDKKIGIKVRTAENNRDDIEKILANPIKSGDKNIPIKNVVDYKLTESYNEIWHEGQSRTVYVYADLSGSSIDNVINEINKVAKSLPKQQGEIITIGGANDEIRNSFSILYVAIIISILLMYIVLASEFESFLFPFIIIFSVPLGLIGGILLLYIFGESINIISLMGLVILIGIADNDAVVKVEFILRKREEGLNVRDAIVAAGKNRFRPIVMNSFTVIFGLIPMMVGIGAATQLRISLSLAIAGGLISSTFLTLIVIPVLYTYLERFSRKKFSS
- a CDS encoding efflux RND transporter periplasmic adaptor subunit, whose protein sequence is MKIKLKTILIFSLVIIAAIAVYSFIPKNGEKGEEDKSIINYDKLDEVIFEVKTAEVLRGDLDKKISANGFVKAYKELEITSNISGYVERITIYEGKRVKKNDLLVALDDKELRIALKKAETGLEEAKIQNVLLRKETIGNNDVDTKVDIGKEFKELETKYKNGLLTNDEYVKLKEEIETNHILAGGERENYIKIKSGLTAAENNYEQANLNLFYTNIYAPFEGLVSDFDLVEGKRINSGEKLFKLLETNKLKIDVGVLENEISLIEIGNTVEIKLNAIANETFYGKIIFINPAIDTETKTCRLTVEIKNTGNKIKPGMFANVNLHSQKLKNRVLIPKTALLVRDKRNLVFVQEGNLAKWHYVGIGEQNDKYIEIKEGVKPGDRVIIEGHFTLAHDAKIKVLE
- a CDS encoding 6-bladed beta-propeller — its product is MKKLLYLLAIFIIYFIGCKENKNNVEHIKFSNKNISSNLLNFQGKIEITNSKDYKTYSIYKLIELNDTSFLFLDPYSTSIFFVEKNKIIKRIGNKGNGPGEFASILDFTLDNEKNIYVLDIYGHKVGKFDSQGNFIKNFQLSFNHRTPSKIKFYKNYFIISAENNLENGATKDKFSFLEYKNVSYLNVYDKEFNYIKSFLNPSKEFYHTYGTFARPFETFVTFCECPNYLLAISQEGFYRINKFSKELNLENIIEINDESFIKIDKNKISSYKLINQKPNFSEMKIGEIIGNHTVPVNMLNSAPFLIIEFREPMENYFPQYVENYSYNFHYDLFRVSSTKLEPLASNIKIKGRLIGVGEVNSFYFTENTVEKDTLKYLTISKYNIK
- a CDS encoding methylamine utilization protein, which codes for MIENSYKHIAANLSLNKLFYYTCYYFIAVVLFVSGVSKIIDPQPLLDTLNLIKILSDEIRIAIATALPMVELTIAALLIARVKVKLTLVLASILFFSFLVFSVYGTIAGFNAECGCFGKIYNQKFNTVLIIRNIIFFIISINLWFNKKKKKL